In one Silene latifolia isolate original U9 population chromosome 10, ASM4854445v1, whole genome shotgun sequence genomic region, the following are encoded:
- the LOC141608219 gene encoding uncharacterized protein LOC141608219, whose protein sequence is MCGDFNCVLTPTERLGGHTTIEEMEDFQACVDHCSLLDSPATGSFYTWNNKQEPSIRVYSRLDRVLQVWNTHRQGTKMFQVVMKMKSLKQPLKNLNKLLFADIENSTAHAWKKTKAIWVNQGDNNTKYFHSVLKNRHVHSKIFKITDIDGHTHTDGDKIQQAFLNYYHQLLGTTSSLPPLVSPWFKLGKAPYPMGFPKCIFKDSWSVIGDEVCNVVLDFFTSGKLLQQVNHTFITLLPKVDLPQNVTQYRPIACCNVLYKAISKILATRLSKVLPDIISPNQGGFVKGRTIIENILICQDLVRLCNRKSVSPRCLMKVDLKKAYDSVNWGFLEQMLEALQFPPPFTHLLMTCVRTASYSLVLNGMNFGYFKGA, encoded by the exons ATGTGTGGAGATTTCAACTGTGTGCTTACTCCTACTGAAAGGCTTGGGGGTCACACTACTATTGAGGAGATGGAAGATTTTCAGGCTTGTGTGGATCATTGCTCCTTATTAGACAGTCCTGCCACTGGTTCCTTTTACACCTGGAACAATAAGCAGGAGCCATCTATTAGGGTTTACTCTCGTTTAGATAGAGTGTTG CAAGTTTGGAATACACATAGGCAGGGAACTAAAATGTTTCAAGTGGTAATGAAAATGAAGAGCTTGAAGCAGCCTTTGAAGAATTTGAACAAGCTACTTTTTGCTGATATTGAAAATAGTACAGCTCATGCTTGGAAG AAGACTAaggccatttgggttaatcaaggAGACAATAACACTAAGTATTTTCATAGTGTTCTTAAAAATAGGCATGTTcattcaaaaattttcaagatCACTGATATTGATGGCCATACTCACACTGATGGGGATAAAATTCAGCAAGCTTTCCTCAATTATTATCACCAGTTGCTTGGAACTACTTCTTCGCTACCCCCGTTAGTAAGTCCGTGGTTCAAATTGGGAAAG GCTCCCTACCCGATGGGTTTTCCAAAGTGCATTTTTAAAGATTCATGGTCTGTTATTGGGGATGAGGTGTGCAATGTTGTCCTAGATTTCTTCACCTCTGGCAAATTACTTCAACAGGTGAACCATACTTTTATTACTCTCCTACCTAAAGTTGATCTTCCTCAAAATGTCACACAATATAGGcctattgcttgttgtaatgttcTTTATAAGGCCATCTCAAAGATTCTTGCTACTAGATTGTCTAAGGTCCTCCCTGATATTATTAGCCCTAATCAAGGGGGGTTTGTAAAAGGTAGGACCATCATTGAGAATATTTTAATTTGTCAAGATCTTGTGAGGTTGTGCAATAGGAAATCTGTGTCACCTAGATGCTTGATGAAGGTTGACCTCAAGAAGGCCTATGACTCTGTCAATTGGGGTTTCTTAGAACAAATGCTTGAGGCTTTGCAGTTTCCTCCTCCTTTTACTCATTTACTAATGACCTGTGTCAGAACTGCCTCCTATTCTTTAGTGTTGAATGGCATGAATTTTGGATATTTTAAGGGGGCTTAA